TTTGCAGCCAATGCTGCAGAGAAGAGTACTAATGGCCTGGAAGAATCCAAATACCCTGGTGGTGGATATGGAGGGTACCCTGGAGGCGGATATGGGGGTTACCCTGGAGGTGGATATGGGGGTTACCCAGGTGGTGGTTATGGTGGCGGCCGTGGTGGTTATGGTGGTGGCGGCCGTGGTGGCTATGGTGGTGGCAGATGCCGCTATGGTTGCTGTGGCCAAGGTTATTATGGCTGCAGGTGCTGCACATATGCTGGTGAGGCTGTGGATGCTGAGCCAGAAACTGAACCGCAAAACTAATAGCCAGGCCTTATGCATCATGATGCCTGAATGCCTTTGGAGCAAATTAAGAGGCTATAAGTACTAAAACTATGTACTGTGCTATAAAAATAAGAGCTTAATCAGTGGTATCCATTCACCATTAGATGAATTACTGAATATAATGATGTACTTTTTTCTACTTCAATAGCATGAAAGTGAAATCTTATGTGTGTTTCAATTTTGAACAGCTAGCACTTCTGCTTGGATTCACTTAAATGCTGCATTGTCTAAAGTATACCCAAAATTGTTCAAGTATATTTTTGCTTAGAAATTCTTTAACACTTTGAGGTTTCAACTAGAGATTCCGAAAACCTACATTAAGTCTTGACTCCTTTCAGACAGGAAAAAGAAACGACAAAAGAGGCAAAGGTCGGTTTATGATCATTTACGAGTACATCCAGAAACTGTTGTGTGCAACAAACTTCAGGCAATGAACAAAGTTATGTCCTCTGAATTTATTTAGTATATTGTGTTATTAAAGTTTATGAAATCAGATAGTCATGTGACTGATATTGGAAAACGACAAACTACAATCAATTAAAGGATCCCTTCATATATGCTGATCCAAAATATGGTTCTTGGAAACCTATTTTGCCCCTATTTTGCACAAGTGTTACTGTGTTACATGTCCGTGTGCCTCAAATTCTGTGTACTCTGCTACTTTTTTGTATAGTTGACATCAATATTCAATCTCGTagtctgcttttttttttttcatagacAGAATAAATACACACACAATTAGATTAGAAACGCTCAGAAGTCAATCTCGTAGTCTGCTAGTCAAACAGTTTTTTGACATTTTCGTGAAACTAGGtaaacaaaacaacatctacTTGAGCTTTTAGCATGAATTTTTGTATGGGGTAAATTGCACATGACTCCACCTGGGTTTTCATATTACCACGACTCTTTTAGGGCTTCAATATATTCACATaacttttttatgtttttacgtaaagttaaaaataaacagaaagAACAAATGATTGTGTCAATTCAATCAGACATACTCCAAAAATGCATGTAATATAATTATAGTTTCACTTAGTCTCCCATAATTTGCATAAATATCTACCTTATCTCTCATGTGATTTTTGTCTTTATCCATATAATTTCTCTTTGATCAAGCCATTGTTCGGTTTAGTGGTTAAGTAAAAGCAGTATTTCAACTGATGATGTTGCGGAGACTGCTTTTCCTTTAGTTTTTACTTTTCATGAAATCACAAGAGAGTAATATGCATATTTTTGGAAATGTCAAAAATCATGTAGCAATCTGTGAATCCACAAGGGGGTTTTATGTAATTAACCCTTCAATATTTCGTTCTATCATTTCTTTTCCGCTCGTATATTAAAATTGACTGAGAAGGCGGAGGTAGGGTAAGGGCTTTTTTTAATCTATTTTTAGTCAAACATGTAACAGAATTCGATAGAGAGAGGGTTATTACCACGAATATCTGGATTAGATTTGTTAATTGTGTATAcccaaaatagaaagatttaATAAAAACACTTTGACAATGGTTAACTAATTTACAGATGAACCAACCAAAATTAGTCTtgaattttgctgtattttggactacaaaaattacacattttTATTGCATAGCCACTAAAATGACTTCATATGGCATGAGATTATTTTGCCATTACACCAAAAGTGCTCATAAAAGTAATCTcgtgacaggtgccgaacctgtgcaataataaatacctactcgagaaaaatacagattttgtatatagcggtgagtagggtcgaatccacagggactggggataattcgtttcttctagagttcaaagtatggggggttttggattaaatgctaactaaataaattaactgcagaaaataattgattaagagaagggtcaaaaacaaaaaagccccctgtgctaaacctaatacacaactaagccccctatggtttcaaaatatgcaACGCGACACCTCGTGCTTTGAACTAAGTTGTAACACTGACGGAAATCGGTAAAATTAACGGGAACTGATGAAAGGACCAAAATGCCCTTGTATAATACCCAAAAGGCAATTGAGCGGACTCATTTCTTCCCTTCAAACCCtacgaagagagagagagagagagagagagagagagagaggaagtaaATCGAAGGAGACGAAGGAGACGGAATCAAGTAAGAAAATCGAAGGAGACGAAGATTTATTCTAGAAAATCGAAGGCAAATGGGTATGTATGCTATACTTCGTTCATgttataattaattaaaatcagTTCATGCATGTTAtaattagtttacaatttagggTTACCCATCTCAGATTTTGAGGGCTGATGATGTTATTTACACCCGTATTTGGGTGTTTACCTTAGAAAATTCCtgattttgtgagttttgaAACTGGTACTTTGGATTTAAAATGAAGATTTTTGCTGTTTTGGGACTACGACTTTAGTTTTGAAGccgagatttttttaaaaaattttgggtgTTGGAACTAGGAGTCATGCAAATAATTTCTGAAATGTCCATTTTTGATGGGAGATTTTTGCTGATTTGGGACTGCAAGTTTGGATTTAAAGTTGAGATTTTTGTTGATATTTGGGTGTTGACTAGGTGACGCaaataatttctgaaatttccatttgtgatggGAAATTTTTGCTGATTAGGGGTGTTGAGTAGGATCTGTTTCTgtttgtgtgtgtttgtgtgtttgAGTACAACTCAGTCACTTGCTATTACAACAAGATATTTAACAAAGAATTGTAAGTAaaatttctataattgttaCTATCTTCTCTGGTTTAGTGGTCCAGAATGCTATTAAAATTGGTTTTCTGTTTGTGCTTTTATGTTTATTTGGTTTTCTGTATATCAATGATGGAGACATAGTAGTTGGGAGATTAAAGcatatttattatatttcttgAAACATTCAACAGAAGAAGACAAGTCAGAGGAGACAGTAGATATACATATGTATTTTGATGGAAAATTTAGAGAATATCCTGCCCTCCACTACACAGGAACCCGTATGGCTATCTTTAAAAATAGACTTGAGGACCACATCTGCATAGTTAGCCTTTGCAGAATGTTTAAAAAAGTGGATGAGGATGCAACTAGAGTGACTTTCTGGTTTTGTGCTCCAGGAGTAGACTTAGATGGTGGTCTACATCCAATTAGGGACCATGATGatgttaaattaatgaataAAGCACATTGGGGTTTGGCAACAAGGATAATATATGCCTGTAGTGGGGATGATCCTTTTGACTGTTTACTAGAACATGGTGGGGACAATGTGTTGGAGCCAAATTCGACAatggatgcatcaacaacaaTTAAAAATGCAGATGGGGTACATAACACCAAAATAGACAGCAGAGATGGTGGGGTACAAAAAAAAGATGATGGGGTTAGTAATTGCAATCCAAATAAGCCATTTAAcactgatgatgatgatgatgatgagccTGAATGGTTGAAGGAGGGGttggaaaaaaaagatgatGAGGACATTTTCGCAAGTAAAAAAGATGTGGACAGAAGTAGTAAACCAGAAGGTGGGTCCATACtacattccactcattttaagCCTTATCACGTGTTCTCTTTCCCTGAGAAAGTGGCTATCAAGAGCCTTGCCAAAAGTGAAACTAGTAAGGAAAAAAAGTCTAGTAAAAATAAGAAGCAGTCTGCAGGGCCAgatagcattggagaaattccACCTCATATCTCATTTCAGAATTCATCTCAAGCTGCATCTGAAGCTGCTGACCAACACCCATCTCAGATTCCATCACAAGCTGAAGCAGGGAACAGTAAAAAGGCTGAGGAAAGTTCAATAGAAGAAGGAGCACCACATACACCCAAAGAGGATTGGCAAGAACCAGTAATTTCTGATGAAGAGTTGCTGGACAAGTGCGGATCTAATGATGAAGGCCATGAAGAATGTCATGACTTTAACCCTGAAGTGGAGTTTCTCAAGCCACATTTTGAGTTGAAGGTTGGgcaaaagttttccaatttcagAGTTTTTAGATATGTGTTGATCGAATGGTTGGTAAGAGAGGGATATGAGGTTGATTGGGTAAAAAATTACTCGAAAAAAATTATTGCGAAGTGTGCAAAGGGCTGTTCTTGGAGGATTCGTGCAACACCAGTCCAAGGTGAAACTACTTTTCAAATTAAATCATTGAAGGGGCAGCATGTTTGTGCTAGAGATTACAACAACAAGCATGCAACAGCCAAGTATTTGAGCGTGAAGTACCAAGACAAGATAAGAGGTGACCCGCAGTGTGCTGCAATAGGATTTCAGAATGATATTAGAAGAGATCTAATGATTAACGTGTCCGTTGCCAAGATACGCAGAGCAAAGAGATGTGCAAAAGATGAGATGCTTGGCACGGATATGGAGCAATATCACCACCTTTGGAGTTATGCAGCTACAATTAGAGAGACAAATCCTGGTAGCACTGTCAAGATTAAGCTTGATACAGCAGAAGAAGGTTCACAAGGGACATTTCAAAGACTGTATTACTGTCTTTATGCTTGCAAACAGGGGTTCCTCGATGGCTGTCGACCAATAATTGGTCTTGATGGGTGTTTTTTGAAATCTGCATTTGGTGGTCAGTTGTTGTCAGCAATCGGTAGAGATGGCAATGACAATATGGTTCCAATAGCTGTAGCAGTGGTAGAGGTAGAGAGGTATGACTCATGGAAGTGGTTTCTGGAACTACTAATGGCTGATCTGGGACTTGGTGTGGAAAACATACCCTGGACATTCATCTCAGATCGACAAAAAGGACTGGTCCATGCAGTGAATGAGTTATTTCCAAATTCTGAACACAGGTTTTGCTTGAGGCATATGTACCAAAATTTCAAACAGAAGTTCAAAGGAAAAGAGTTGAAGGACTTGTTCTGGGCAGCAGCAAGTGTTGGGAATGAAGTGGACTGGAAATTAGCAATGAATTCCCTTGAAAAAGCTTCAAAGGATGCAGCTGAATGGCTGCAAAAAGTGCCAAGTGTTTTATGGAGCAGGTCACATTTTAGACAAAGTAGCAAATGTGATATTCTTGTGAACAATCTTTGTGAGTCATTTAATAACTATATCTTAGAAGCTAGAGAGCTACCTGTCATAGGGATGCTTGAGTGGATTCGAAGAAGGCTCATGCAAAGGATTCAAGTGAAGAGGACTGGTatgcagaaatttcaaggaAAAATATGTCCTAACATTGCA
This region of Coffea arabica cultivar ET-39 chromosome 3c, Coffea Arabica ET-39 HiFi, whole genome shotgun sequence genomic DNA includes:
- the LOC113734551 gene encoding glycine-rich protein-like; this translates as MGSKAILFLCLLAVVLMIASEVTARDLAENTNAAEKSTNGLEESKYPGGGYGGYPGGGYGGYPGGGYGGYPGGGYGGGRGGYGGGGRGGYGGGRCRYGCCGQGYYGCRCCTYAGEAVDAEPETEPQN